From a region of the Paenibacillus lutimineralis genome:
- a CDS encoding dockerin type I domain-containing protein → MRNSKLKQLGRMGSIAALAVLLVLPSLMVVPAPTIQASAIDKDMFTDGQNSELGESQLGTSEEPIGGVDSETGGNAGEVKEGPSVESEGIEPDEAVAEQDDAQAVEDQEAELLAGIGDQIETVTQTVYSVEPLLNNGFEQPVNADGTIPGWSMFFAPNDGTSYEITQDVRYYGNSSLKLVDKSNTLPIYLQSDPRDVTPGYTYNGSAMMYIAPNAGNAAGASLVLRFYDATGKQVNQDKDGENIVHLRQVGAWTRVTVTGTAPANAVYARVAASISNYFTAESGAFYDDFTLTSPQEQKAPGTLHLQMPTGILANQTLEARILLSRGIDVQTAFGSLAYDPAVLEVAGVAAANDFNAGGPATVEWSNDDPGVLKFEVSRPVGSSVSEDKQVLSVKFKVLGNTERVDVTLQEDSGVQDTDGVQNNKIYISPEAESASTYIRRASLDVNGDGKIDLYDVMAVAKLAGQMVNNDNWKYDVNNDGKIDQADIEMLTNTILTKLLDENEGGHSL, encoded by the coding sequence ATGAGAAACTCCAAATTAAAACAACTGGGGAGAATGGGGAGCATCGCAGCTTTAGCTGTACTGCTGGTACTCCCGTCCCTGATGGTTGTACCTGCTCCAACGATTCAGGCTTCGGCAATAGATAAGGACATGTTCACGGATGGACAAAATTCCGAACTGGGGGAATCACAGCTAGGCACCTCAGAAGAACCTATTGGTGGTGTTGATAGTGAAACGGGTGGAAATGCTGGGGAAGTTAAAGAGGGGCCATCTGTTGAATCAGAAGGTATTGAACCCGATGAAGCTGTGGCTGAACAGGATGATGCACAGGCTGTGGAAGATCAAGAAGCAGAGCTTTTGGCCGGAATAGGCGATCAGATTGAGACGGTGACTCAGACGGTGTATTCCGTTGAACCTCTTCTGAATAATGGTTTTGAGCAGCCAGTAAATGCAGACGGAACGATTCCGGGTTGGAGCATGTTCTTTGCGCCTAATGACGGAACATCCTATGAAATAACGCAGGATGTACGCTATTATGGCAATTCCAGTCTGAAGCTGGTAGACAAATCGAATACACTACCCATCTATCTGCAAAGCGATCCGCGAGATGTGACACCAGGGTATACGTATAATGGTTCGGCTATGATGTACATTGCCCCGAATGCAGGGAATGCGGCCGGAGCGAGCCTGGTGCTGCGTTTCTATGATGCCACCGGCAAGCAGGTAAATCAGGATAAAGACGGCGAAAATATCGTGCATTTAAGACAAGTTGGGGCATGGACGCGAGTAACCGTGACAGGTACTGCTCCGGCGAATGCTGTGTATGCAAGGGTAGCCGCCTCTATATCTAACTATTTTACGGCTGAGTCCGGTGCATTTTATGACGACTTCACTTTGACCTCGCCACAGGAACAGAAAGCGCCGGGTACTCTTCATTTGCAAATGCCAACCGGGATCCTAGCGAATCAGACTCTTGAAGCTAGGATATTGCTTAGCCGTGGGATTGATGTGCAGACCGCCTTTGGAAGCTTGGCCTATGATCCGGCGGTCCTGGAGGTAGCGGGTGTTGCCGCTGCTAATGATTTTAATGCCGGTGGGCCAGCAACGGTGGAATGGAGCAACGATGATCCAGGGGTTCTTAAATTCGAGGTATCCAGACCTGTAGGGTCTTCCGTTAGCGAGGATAAGCAGGTACTCAGTGTTAAGTTTAAAGTATTGGGTAATACGGAGAGAGTGGATGTTACGCTTCAAGAAGATTCAGGTGTCCAAGATACCGATGGCGTTCAGAATAACAAAATTTATATCAGCCCTGAAGCTGAGAGTGCGAGTACTTATATCCGCAGAGCTTCGCTAGATGTGAATGGCGATGGCAAGATCGATCTCTACGATGTGATGGCTGTAGCCAAGCTGGCCGGGCAAATGGTGAACAATGACAACTGGAAATATGACGTGAATAACGACGGTAAAATTGACCAGGCGGATATCGAAATGCTGACTAATACGATCTTGACGAAGCTGCTGGATGAGAACGAAGGAGGGCACAGTTTATGA
- a CDS encoding S-layer homology domain-containing protein: MKKMIFALCLILISSTVFTYGSTGVRAAESSKITISGNVSNIRVGDTFKLQINGEQFEDLFGVEVVLAYDAQALQVQDVKAGEAYDSFDAYQNDATKGELYLPLARKQLQPNPQASVHLADVTFKALKDKGVEVQIQRIKAVGSERQTNQQGYKDLKGLTSGVGEALVIQIAKQDGKAPDYSSGQTSSSDKPATSAPTIIDGAKAILNEKDPMKAGEKLQALLNGLKSELSSTEKEALLQAAESTVAGLSVVPVNKEGTGVDTVYVISATDLSQYDSLLQSIRASLRKWDIDSPQIDNAQLKAVMEYTLSGRDVNKLGVYRYNETSGTWDYVRGAVHQADTGKFTIAAKQAGTYRVMEYSRPYADTTAMYAEAKYAVEVLTARHIVNGTSDTLFSPSKSVTRAEFSFMIVRALNLDLLDSTNLAKTAYSDVGAEAWYSNDIAVLNKLGVIKGFSDGTFRPNDPVTREQMVVIVMNALRSQELLPNSSIAAAEKFTDDETISSWAKDSVKMARGLKLVSGIGQNRFMPKQPTNRADTAVFIWKMLQQLN; this comes from the coding sequence ATGAAAAAAATGATTTTTGCCCTATGCTTGATCCTGATAAGCTCAACTGTATTTACTTATGGGAGTACGGGGGTACGGGCGGCAGAAAGCTCGAAGATAACAATTAGCGGCAATGTAAGCAATATTCGCGTCGGAGATACGTTCAAGCTGCAGATTAACGGAGAGCAGTTCGAGGATCTGTTCGGTGTTGAAGTTGTGCTAGCTTATGACGCGCAAGCTTTACAAGTGCAAGATGTGAAAGCTGGTGAGGCTTATGATTCCTTTGATGCATATCAGAACGACGCTACAAAAGGGGAGCTTTACTTACCCTTAGCAAGGAAGCAGCTGCAGCCTAACCCGCAAGCTTCAGTCCATCTGGCAGATGTCACTTTTAAAGCGCTGAAGGATAAGGGTGTGGAAGTCCAAATTCAGCGGATAAAAGCAGTGGGCAGTGAACGGCAAACGAATCAACAAGGATACAAAGATTTGAAAGGGCTTACATCGGGAGTTGGCGAAGCGCTCGTCATCCAAATCGCCAAACAGGATGGTAAAGCGCCGGATTATAGCAGCGGGCAGACGAGTTCTAGTGATAAGCCTGCAACGTCAGCACCTACCATCATCGATGGAGCAAAAGCCATATTGAATGAAAAGGATCCGATGAAGGCTGGAGAGAAGCTGCAGGCGTTGCTTAACGGATTGAAATCAGAGCTATCATCCACAGAGAAGGAGGCTTTGCTGCAGGCGGCTGAGTCAACGGTTGCAGGACTCTCCGTGGTACCTGTAAACAAAGAAGGAACGGGTGTAGATACCGTCTACGTCATTTCCGCCACCGACTTATCTCAATATGATTCATTGCTTCAGAGTATTAGAGCTTCACTGCGTAAATGGGATATAGATTCTCCGCAAATTGACAACGCACAGCTAAAAGCGGTGATGGAATATACGCTGTCTGGACGGGATGTCAACAAGCTGGGCGTCTACCGTTATAACGAGACGTCTGGAACATGGGATTATGTGAGAGGCGCTGTGCATCAGGCCGATACCGGGAAATTTACAATTGCTGCGAAGCAGGCGGGCACTTACCGCGTCATGGAATACTCCAGGCCGTATGCGGATACCACAGCAATGTATGCGGAAGCCAAATATGCGGTTGAGGTATTAACAGCTAGACATATCGTCAACGGTACATCGGATACATTATTCTCTCCTAGCAAATCAGTGACCCGTGCTGAATTTTCTTTTATGATCGTGAGAGCCCTTAATTTAGATTTGCTTGATTCCACAAATCTAGCTAAGACTGCTTATTCTGACGTAGGAGCAGAGGCGTGGTATTCCAATGATATAGCTGTCTTGAATAAGCTCGGTGTTATTAAAGGATTTAGTGACGGCACATTCAGACCCAATGATCCGGTAACCCGTGAGCAGATGGTTGTCATCGTCATGAATGCCTTGCGCAGTCAGGAACTGCTTCCGAACAGCAGCATAGCTGCTGCTGAGAAATTCACAGATGATGAGACGATTAGCAGCTGGGCGAAGGATTCCGTGAAAATGGCCAGAGGGCTGAAGCTTGTATCAGGTATCGGTCAGAACCGCTTTATGCCGAAGCAACCGACCAATCGCGCGGATACGGCGGTATTCATCTGGAAAATGCTTCAGCAATTGAACTAA
- a CDS encoding helix-turn-helix domain-containing protein: MKRFFTNLGIVQIFCSLLLVIGIMYVSNYFVFKNSISGIYEKVAQNNTLAVRTMIQSFDNSFRSVNNIIHTIHGLPYSSLESEEEGRIDMAKVYTMQDSISSLASSVDFIEDVIVFYDDMDLAITSVGTSSLSQLFEKKYKHDLYNENYWRTYIRGKNSFKLLPGQYFKVATNSSWQRKKLMVAVGGNKIRMSNKNIILLIDEAALLKYVNQKVMIPGASLIVLDQDRSVVLSTDESSDLSGVLDEVYFNSSQEGSLKKEDYQYNFYKSDFNDFIYINKVPYQFQNIDSVVDANEMIMLSAIISAVLLSALLSIYLNRPVKKIIRQLGGTSRGNDFRKILSGIVKMQMEIDSTKEQLKQAESEARRSVFLQTVDEHAYSSEHNSLLQSSYSDMLCNKYFVLTMVHLDPKTKDQPPSMAVESITEVLNEALCQVSDEVQVFYDKNLHFVLLIGLEQPANRAALLKQLQRLCASLEQAELQNYSVWASISKTYATELKNYKQAYRSAMDGLLYRTVNESSHVQDTEKIQFGWSLYFPFDKIEKLSNYMSNGRLQEAKEIISETLGENANRNVHHHQMAHIAKTMFLYMLRHSNMTATADDEMYKLEQQFLQRIDFAHDYMDIENTLIEAAKHIAKHSKARDTNRLNPSFISQYIELHYMENLYLDHIAEIVETSPKYFSSYFKKTFGVNYVEYLNKVRLSHAKELLKDSSLTIGEIGEKTGYLNSSTFTTTFKKYYGISPSEYRKQNTNE; the protein is encoded by the coding sequence TTGAAGCGTTTTTTTACTAATCTGGGTATCGTGCAAATCTTTTGTTCGCTGCTCTTAGTCATCGGCATCATGTATGTATCCAATTATTTTGTATTCAAGAATTCGATCTCAGGCATTTACGAGAAGGTTGCACAGAACAATACGCTGGCGGTAAGAACGATGATACAGTCCTTCGATAACAGCTTCCGCTCGGTCAACAACATCATCCATACGATTCATGGCCTTCCTTATAGCAGCCTGGAATCGGAGGAGGAAGGGCGTATTGATATGGCCAAGGTATATACGATGCAGGACAGCATTTCTTCACTTGCATCTTCCGTGGACTTCATCGAGGATGTGATTGTGTTCTACGATGATATGGATCTGGCCATCACCTCGGTAGGTACGAGCAGCCTAAGTCAGTTATTCGAGAAGAAATATAAGCATGACTTGTATAATGAGAACTACTGGCGTACGTACATCCGGGGAAAGAACAGCTTCAAACTGCTGCCAGGGCAATATTTCAAAGTCGCAACGAATTCATCCTGGCAGAGAAAGAAGCTGATGGTTGCCGTTGGCGGGAACAAAATTCGTATGTCCAACAAGAACATTATCCTTCTCATTGATGAGGCAGCTTTGCTGAAGTATGTGAATCAGAAGGTGATGATTCCAGGCGCTTCGCTTATCGTGCTCGATCAGGACCGCAGCGTGGTACTGAGCACGGACGAAAGCTCCGATTTATCCGGGGTGCTCGACGAGGTCTATTTCAATTCATCTCAGGAAGGTTCCTTGAAGAAGGAAGATTATCAATACAATTTCTATAAATCGGATTTCAACGATTTCATCTATATCAATAAAGTGCCGTATCAGTTCCAGAATATCGATTCTGTGGTCGATGCCAATGAAATGATTATGCTGTCGGCTATCATTAGCGCAGTCCTGTTATCTGCGCTTCTGAGCATTTATTTAAATCGGCCGGTTAAGAAGATCATCCGTCAGCTGGGCGGTACGAGTCGGGGCAATGATTTCCGTAAAATTCTTAGTGGTATTGTCAAAATGCAAATGGAGATCGACTCTACGAAGGAACAATTGAAGCAAGCGGAATCAGAAGCGAGGCGCAGCGTCTTTCTTCAGACGGTCGATGAACACGCTTACTCCAGCGAGCATAATTCGCTTCTGCAAAGCAGTTATAGCGACATGTTATGCAATAAGTATTTTGTACTGACCATGGTGCATCTCGATCCGAAGACCAAGGATCAACCGCCGTCTATGGCGGTGGAGAGCATCACAGAGGTGCTGAATGAAGCTTTGTGTCAAGTGAGCGATGAAGTTCAGGTGTTCTATGATAAAAATTTACATTTTGTATTGCTCATTGGTCTGGAGCAGCCTGCTAATCGGGCCGCCTTGTTGAAGCAATTGCAACGGCTGTGCGCAAGTCTGGAACAGGCGGAGCTGCAGAACTATTCCGTATGGGCGAGTATAAGCAAGACGTATGCGACCGAATTGAAAAATTATAAGCAGGCTTATCGCAGCGCAATGGATGGTCTGCTATACAGAACTGTGAATGAGTCGTCCCATGTACAGGATACCGAGAAGATTCAATTCGGATGGAGTCTTTATTTCCCATTCGATAAAATCGAGAAGCTCTCGAACTATATGTCGAACGGGAGGCTTCAGGAGGCGAAGGAGATCATTTCCGAGACGCTCGGGGAGAATGCGAATCGGAATGTTCATCATCATCAGATGGCGCATATTGCCAAGACGATGTTCCTGTATATGCTTAGGCATTCCAATATGACGGCAACTGCAGATGATGAGATGTATAAGCTGGAGCAGCAATTTCTACAAAGAATCGATTTCGCACATGATTATATGGATATAGAGAACACCCTGATAGAAGCGGCGAAACACATTGCGAAGCACAGCAAGGCCCGGGATACGAACCGGCTTAATCCCAGCTTCATTTCGCAGTATATCGAGCTGCACTATATGGAGAATTTGTATCTGGATCATATCGCAGAGATCGTGGAGACTTCGCCAAAGTATTTTTCCAGCTATTTCAAGAAGACATTTGGGGTCAACTACGTGGAATATCTTAACAAAGTAAGGCTGTCCCATGCCAAAGAACTGCTGAAGGACAGCTCCTTGACGATCGGTGAAATCGGGGAGAAGACAGGGTATTTGAACTCTTCCACTTTCACAACGACCTTCAAGAAGTATTACGGTATTTCTCCAAGTGAATATCGTAAGCAAAATACAAATGAATAA
- a CDS encoding carbohydrate ABC transporter permease gives MVGESKFNLFGVINALLLICVGIITVYPIIYIFSISISDTASVVQGKITLFPRGINFDAYLEVLKDKRIPRAYLNTIFYTSFGTFINLLITAIAAYPLSRPNFIWRKYWMLGIVLTMFLNPGIIPNYLVVQGLGLTDSVWALVIPNAIWTMELIILKSFYEGMSDQVREAALIDGASEYRILFNIVIPLSKPALASIALFYFMGHWNSYFLPMIYLNDSTLYPLQVVLRDMLIFDDGNRSSLVEAAALAPQAKKNATIILSMIPVLMIYPFAQKYFASGVMIGAEKG, from the coding sequence ATGGTAGGAGAATCGAAGTTCAATCTGTTCGGAGTCATCAACGCCTTGCTCCTGATCTGCGTTGGAATTATTACAGTCTATCCGATCATTTATATTTTCTCGATATCGATAAGTGATACGGCTTCCGTAGTTCAAGGGAAAATCACGCTATTTCCGAGAGGCATTAACTTCGATGCCTACCTGGAGGTCTTAAAAGACAAACGGATACCGAGAGCTTACTTGAATACTATTTTTTATACGAGCTTTGGTACCTTTATTAATTTGCTGATTACGGCGATCGCGGCATATCCGCTGTCCCGTCCTAATTTCATCTGGCGTAAATATTGGATGCTTGGCATCGTATTAACGATGTTCCTCAATCCAGGCATCATCCCGAACTACTTGGTTGTGCAAGGGCTGGGATTGACTGATTCGGTATGGGCGCTTGTTATTCCGAATGCGATCTGGACGATGGAGCTTATTATTCTGAAGAGCTTCTATGAGGGCATGTCTGATCAGGTCCGTGAAGCAGCACTAATCGACGGTGCTTCTGAATACCGGATTCTGTTCAATATCGTGATACCGCTATCCAAACCGGCGCTGGCATCGATCGCACTCTTTTATTTCATGGGGCATTGGAACAGCTACTTCCTACCGATGATTTATTTGAATGATTCAACCTTGTATCCGCTTCAGGTCGTACTTCGGGATATGCTTATCTTTGATGATGGGAACCGCTCAAGCTTGGTCGAAGCAGCGGCACTCGCTCCTCAGGCGAAGAAGAATGCCACGATCATCCTGTCGATGATTCCCGTCTTAATGATCTATCCATTTGCTCAAAAATATTTTGCTTCGGGCGTTATGATCGGCGCCGAGAAGGGATGA
- a CDS encoding ABC transporter permease — MKRDRQLLVLFLPCLVFYIIFRYGPLFGLTIAFKDYNVFEGIFGSKWVGFKHFANFFSSSDFLLLFKNTLALGFLTLLFGFPIPILLAISLNELRVKWLKKSIQTLTYLPAFLSIVIICSMVMDFLSPSTGLINKLMVALGFEKIYFMIMPEWFRTIYVASDIWATAGYDAIIYLAAVAGISPTLYEAAKVDGCSRWKSLWNITLPSLMPTILIMFILKTGKMLQIGYEKVLLLYTPTTYEVADVFSTYVYRKGLVESNYSYAAAVGMFEALIAMIMLLSANFISKKAGGKGLW, encoded by the coding sequence ATAAAACGGGACAGACAGCTATTGGTTCTCTTTCTGCCATGCCTTGTGTTTTATATTATTTTCCGGTACGGTCCGTTGTTCGGATTAACGATTGCGTTCAAGGATTATAACGTATTCGAAGGCATCTTCGGCAGTAAATGGGTCGGTTTCAAGCATTTCGCCAATTTTTTCTCAAGCAGTGATTTCTTGCTATTATTCAAAAATACGCTTGCATTAGGCTTTCTTACTTTATTATTCGGGTTCCCGATTCCGATTCTTTTGGCCATTTCGCTTAATGAACTGCGAGTGAAGTGGTTAAAGAAATCGATTCAGACACTCACCTATTTGCCAGCATTTTTATCGATCGTCATTATTTGTAGTATGGTTATGGACTTCTTATCGCCTAGCACCGGTTTGATTAACAAGCTGATGGTCGCGCTTGGATTTGAGAAAATTTACTTTATGATTATGCCTGAGTGGTTCCGTACCATTTACGTCGCATCGGATATCTGGGCTACTGCGGGCTATGATGCCATTATCTATCTCGCTGCGGTCGCTGGAATCAGTCCAACGCTGTATGAAGCAGCCAAGGTGGATGGATGCAGCAGGTGGAAGAGTCTGTGGAATATTACATTGCCAAGTCTTATGCCGACGATTCTTATTATGTTCATTCTGAAGACTGGTAAAATGCTTCAAATCGGATACGAGAAGGTATTGCTTCTGTACACTCCGACTACGTACGAAGTGGCGGATGTATTCTCCACTTATGTATACAGAAAAGGTCTGGTTGAATCCAATTACAGTTATGCCGCTGCTGTCGGCATGTTTGAAGCGTTAATTGCTATGATCATGCTGTTGTCGGCCAACTTCATAAGCAAAAAGGCTGGAGGTAAGGGGCTATGGTAG
- a CDS encoding extracellular solute-binding protein codes for MSKRILSMVLVLIMASTLLAACGSGGGKNGSASNGDKNGGASNTVVEDTSNQYGDTGGLKLPLVDKPTKLTWMVVSEIQLNDKLIAKEIEKRTGITIDFQSYSKNTFEDKIRLVVASGKLPDIFNGLRPDELKKIGQQKAVVAINDYVDMLPNFKRLYVDENPWVANSYGDENNNLYTWPIYNMNRDVNHGMMYRKDIFDKNNIPEWTNTEEFYQALKKLKEIYPDSYPMASKTKGDIFRDLAYGWGIGGLNYPAYYDESDSTWKFAGVQPEYKDMLDFLKKLYNEGLLDQEFLTDTPESWTAKMTTDKSFVTWDWIGRMDLFYNQVSSENPEYDLRYGNPVGPTGNIRTLPKIDADFGMAVANNQNKEAALKLLDYLTSPSGSELITLGIEGVNFNFDENGKPVYPELADLPNVDIKALEDNYGMWVEGMYLNPDHRSVYYNFTEKEQEAQDKILSANKFEALDPVLNLTEEEIATIAELQTSIIKSMEEFNAKYILNKNYGDKEWNDWLAAAEKMGASKYADVYNQAQKRFDANNK; via the coding sequence ATGTCAAAGAGAATTCTCAGTATGGTGCTTGTTCTGATTATGGCAAGTACACTGCTGGCTGCATGTGGTTCAGGCGGCGGCAAAAATGGGAGCGCTTCAAACGGAGACAAGAATGGAGGAGCTAGCAACACAGTAGTGGAAGATACTAGCAATCAGTATGGTGATACTGGCGGATTGAAACTCCCGTTAGTTGATAAGCCAACGAAACTCACTTGGATGGTTGTTAGTGAAATTCAGCTTAACGACAAGCTGATCGCCAAGGAAATTGAGAAACGCACAGGAATTACAATAGATTTCCAAAGCTATTCTAAAAATACTTTCGAAGACAAGATTCGTTTGGTTGTCGCATCCGGCAAACTGCCTGATATTTTCAACGGACTTAGACCGGATGAACTTAAGAAAATCGGTCAGCAAAAAGCGGTTGTCGCTATTAACGACTATGTGGATATGCTGCCGAACTTCAAAAGATTGTACGTCGATGAAAATCCATGGGTGGCCAATTCATACGGTGATGAGAACAACAACCTCTATACATGGCCGATTTATAACATGAACCGTGATGTGAACCATGGGATGATGTACAGAAAAGATATTTTCGATAAGAATAATATTCCTGAGTGGACCAATACGGAAGAGTTCTATCAGGCACTCAAGAAATTGAAAGAAATTTATCCGGATTCTTATCCGATGGCTTCCAAAACCAAGGGAGATATCTTCAGAGATCTTGCCTATGGTTGGGGAATCGGGGGCTTAAACTACCCTGCTTATTATGATGAGTCCGATAGCACCTGGAAATTCGCAGGCGTACAGCCAGAGTATAAAGATATGCTGGACTTCTTGAAAAAGCTATATAACGAAGGCTTGCTCGATCAAGAATTCCTGACCGACACGCCGGAATCCTGGACAGCCAAGATGACAACGGACAAATCGTTCGTTACATGGGACTGGATCGGACGTATGGACCTGTTCTATAACCAAGTCAGCTCGGAGAACCCTGAGTACGATCTGCGCTACGGCAATCCGGTCGGACCTACGGGTAACATTCGTACGCTGCCTAAAATCGATGCGGATTTCGGGATGGCAGTTGCCAATAACCAGAATAAAGAAGCTGCACTCAAATTGCTTGACTATTTGACGAGCCCATCGGGTTCAGAGTTGATTACGCTTGGTATTGAGGGTGTAAACTTTAACTTTGATGAGAACGGCAAGCCGGTATATCCGGAATTGGCCGATCTCCCGAATGTAGATATTAAAGCGCTGGAAGATAATTATGGGATGTGGGTTGAAGGGATGTACTTGAACCCGGATCATCGTTCTGTATACTACAACTTCACAGAGAAAGAGCAAGAGGCTCAGGATAAAATACTTTCTGCTAACAAATTTGAAGCGCTTGATCCCGTGCTTAATCTGACCGAGGAAGAAATTGCAACCATTGCCGAACTGCAAACCTCGATTATCAAATCAATGGAAGAATTCAATGCCAAGTACATTCTTAACAAGAACTATGGGGATAAGGAATGGAATGATTGGCTGGCTGCGGCTGAGAAAATGGGCGCAAGCAAATATGCCGACGTATACAATCAGGCCCAAAAGCGTTTTGACGCCAATAACAAATAA
- a CDS encoding Gfo/Idh/MocA family protein — protein MEHLNIGIIGTDSSHSVAFTRLLNDPSDVNHVPGGKVVAAFLGGSEDFALSADRVQGFMATLETEFGVRRMDSPEEIAASCDAILLTSADGRVHLEQFKRIAPYGKPVFVDKPLALCSQEAEEIFRIAQEHQVPLMSSSTLRYAQQITEDLALYGTASVISTDVGGPLDVEPTQSYYYWYGIHSVELLYGIMGSDCVEVNVTRAEEVEHISAVWRDGRVGTIRLSRHPGTPFSAEIHRQGQISSIEIDFAAKPFYASLLEQIMILFQTRIPPLRWQETLEVIRFVEAAEESRKSGNPVRL, from the coding sequence GTGGAACACTTGAATATTGGAATTATAGGTACGGATTCCTCTCATTCCGTTGCATTCACCAGGCTGCTCAACGACCCGTCCGATGTGAATCATGTTCCGGGCGGGAAGGTTGTAGCAGCTTTTTTAGGTGGGTCCGAGGATTTTGCGCTAAGCGCAGATCGGGTTCAGGGCTTTATGGCCACGCTGGAGACCGAATTTGGTGTACGCCGAATGGATAGTCCAGAGGAGATTGCGGCAAGCTGCGACGCCATACTGCTTACGTCGGCGGATGGGAGGGTGCATCTGGAGCAATTCAAGCGGATCGCTCCCTATGGCAAGCCGGTTTTTGTCGATAAACCACTGGCTTTATGCAGCCAAGAGGCGGAGGAGATATTCCGCATCGCCCAGGAGCATCAGGTTCCGCTGATGAGCAGCTCGACCCTAAGATATGCCCAGCAAATTACAGAAGATCTGGCCTTGTATGGCACCGCGTCCGTGATTAGCACCGATGTCGGTGGACCTTTGGATGTCGAGCCGACGCAATCCTACTATTACTGGTACGGTATACATTCTGTCGAGCTGCTGTATGGCATTATGGGCAGCGACTGTGTGGAGGTCAATGTAACAAGAGCGGAAGAGGTGGAACATATTTCAGCAGTCTGGAGAGATGGTCGTGTGGGAACGATCAGGCTCAGTCGCCATCCGGGGACTCCGTTCAGCGCAGAAATTCACCGTCAGGGACAAATCTCATCGATCGAGATCGATTTTGCGGCCAAGCCCTTTTATGCTAGTCTGCTCGAACAGATTATGATTTTGTTCCAGACCCGAATTCCTCCGCTTCGGTGGCAGGAGACGCTGGAGGTCATCCGTTTTGTTGAAGCTGCTGAGGAGAGCAGAAAGTCAGGAAATCCAGTCCGCCTGTAA
- a CDS encoding M20 metallopeptidase family protein, producing MDLPSLVQAGKQLETELIAFRRDLHRHPELSLQESETASKVAQRLSQLGIDYRSGVGGYGLVAELKGELPGPVIALRADMDALPIHEESGVEFASTRPGIMHACGHDAHTAILLGAAQLLADKKIKGTVRFLFQAAEEINAGAKAMIKQGALEGVDEIYGLHNLPTLSAGLAATRYGSLMGSVDRIEIHLEGRGGHGAIPDQSIDPVVCASNIIMALQSIVSREVSPFDPVVVTIGSIKSGEANNVIPHYAEMTGTIRTFNAKVQKQMPERIERIVKQISAGYKCQAKLKYIEQTPVLVNYEECNRHVEQVIDRTIGAERRIEAPPTLAGEDFSVYLQHVPGCFFWLGSGPNANASSAYGLHHPKYELNEECIPLGAALLAAIALQRLSAN from the coding sequence ATGGATTTACCATCATTAGTTCAAGCGGGCAAGCAGCTTGAGACGGAGCTGATCGCATTTCGCAGGGATCTGCACCGTCATCCCGAGTTAAGCTTGCAGGAGTCGGAGACGGCTTCGAAGGTAGCGCAGCGACTTAGCCAGCTCGGAATAGATTACCGCAGCGGGGTTGGCGGGTATGGCCTCGTTGCCGAACTGAAAGGCGAGCTGCCGGGGCCTGTTATTGCGCTGCGGGCGGATATGGATGCTCTGCCGATTCATGAGGAATCGGGTGTAGAGTTCGCTTCCACGCGCCCGGGGATTATGCATGCTTGCGGGCATGATGCGCATACAGCTATCTTGCTAGGCGCAGCGCAGCTGCTGGCCGATAAAAAAATAAAGGGCACCGTGCGCTTTTTGTTCCAAGCAGCAGAGGAGATTAATGCGGGAGCGAAGGCGATGATTAAGCAGGGTGCGCTCGAAGGCGTTGATGAAATCTACGGGCTGCATAACCTTCCGACACTCTCAGCGGGGCTGGCGGCTACGCGGTACGGCTCCTTGATGGGCTCGGTGGACCGCATTGAGATTCATTTGGAAGGCCGCGGGGGACATGGGGCGATTCCGGATCAATCTATAGATCCCGTCGTTTGTGCTTCGAATATCATCATGGCACTGCAGAGCATTGTCAGTCGTGAGGTATCGCCGTTTGATCCGGTTGTCGTCACGATCGGAAGCATCAAGTCAGGCGAGGCAAACAACGTCATTCCACATTACGCGGAGATGACCGGAACGATCCGCACCTTCAATGCCAAGGTTCAGAAGCAAATGCCGGAGAGAATAGAGCGGATCGTTAAGCAAATCTCCGCAGGATATAAGTGCCAGGCGAAGTTGAAGTATATCGAGCAGACCCCGGTACTAGTCAATTATGAGGAATGCAACCGACATGTTGAACAAGTAATCGACCGTACGATTGGCGCTGAACGCAGAATAGAGGCCCCTCCGACCTTGGCTGGTGAGGACTTCTCAGTGTATTTGCAGCATGTACCGGGCTGCTTCTTCTGGTTGGGCTCAGGTCCTAACGCGAACGCAAGCAGTGCTTATGGACTTCATCATCCGAAATATGAATTGAATGAAGAATGTATTCCGCTTGGTGCAGCCCTACTTGCAGCTATAGCATTACAGAGATTATCTGCAAACTAA